CATAGGTTGCGTAGAGCCTAGGGTTCGGGCTCATTTTTATCATGCCAAACTCACAGTCAGTCATTCCAAACGTGTTGGCGGAGCGTTACGCTTCCGGCGCGATGAAGGCAATTTGGTCGCCCGAAGGGCGCATCCTGATCGAACGCGACTACTGGATCGCGGTGATGAAGGGCCAGCGCGAACTGGGCTTGAAGATCCCAGCCAAGGCGATCAAGGACTACGAAAAGGTTAAGGGACAGGTGGACCTCGAGTCGATCGACCGCCGCGAGCGGCAGCTCCTGCACGATGTGAAGTCGCGCATCGAGGAGTTCAATGGCTTGTCCGGCCACGAGTACATTCACCTCGGCATGACTAGCCGCGACCTGACGGAAAACGTGGAGCAGCTGCAGGTCTTGCGTGCTCTGGAGCTAATTCGCCTGAAGGCCATTGCGGCTCTCAAAAAGCTCAGCGAACGCAGTGTCGAATATCGCGATCTGATGATCACCGGCCGTACCCACAATGTACCGGCCCAGGCCACGACCTTGGGCAAGCGCTTTGCGATGGCGGGCCAAGAGCTCTTGATCGGAATCGACCGCTTGCACGATTTGGTGGAGCGCTATCCGGCTCGCGGCCTCAAAGGCGCGGTGGGAACTCAGCTCGATCAGCAGACCCTATTCGAAGGCGATGCTAAGAAGGTGGCGGAACTGGAAGAAAAGATCGTCAAGCATCTCGGCTTCGGAAACGTCATGACCAACGTAGGGCAGGTCTATCCGCGTAGCCTTGATCTGGATACCGTGACCGCTTTAGAGCAACTCGCTTCGGCTGCTGTAAACATGACTACTACCGTTCGCCTCATGGCGGGGCAGGGGCTCATGACGGAAGGTTTCTTGAAGGGGCAGGTCGGATCTTCAGCCATGCCGCATAAGATTAATTGCCGCAGCAGCGAGCGTATCCATGGATTTGGTACTATTCTTAAGGGCTACGCTACTATGGCAGCAGGCCTGACTGGCGGCCAATGGAACGAGGGCGATGTCTCGTGTTCAGTCGTTCGCCGCATCATGTTGCCAGACGCCTTTTTCGCGATCGATGGTTTGCTCGAAACCTACATCACCGTTTTGGGGAATCTGGGCGCGTACGAAAACGCGATCGCGGCAGAAAACGAAGTACAGCTGCCATTCTTGGCTACCACCACTATCCTGATGGAGGCGGTCAAGGCAGGAGCGGGCCGCGAGACTGCGCACGAAGCGATCAAGGAGCACGCTTTGGCGGCAGGTAGCGAGATCCGTGAAGGACGCCCTAGCGAAGCCAAGCTCACCGAGCGCCTTGCTGGCGACGATCGGATCCCGCTCGACTTGAAGCAGCTAAATAAACTACTTTCCCAGTCGGATCGTTTCGTTGGAGCGGCGGGTAAGCAAGTCGACACATTCAAGCGCCAGACCGCCAAGTGGGTTAAGAAATTCCCCGCCTCGGCGAAGATCAAGCCCGGCAGCCTGCTCTAGGACGCAGCCTCATTTTTACACAAAAAAGCCACCTTCTTGCGAGGTGGCTTTTTTATGCGTTGAATCAATTGATAGCCGTTAACGCACGTAGGCGTAGATCGGGTATTTTCGAAGCACTTGGCCGTCTTCGCCCTCGCTCGCCAAGAAGTAGACGTCCCGCGATTTCCGCTCCGTGGTCTTGGGAGTGATGCGAACCAGGTATTTCAAATTGGGCTCAACAGTTACGATCTCGTAGTCGAAGTTCGATTCTTCCTCTTCGTCTTTGCGGACCAAGTGGCTCAAGGCGAAGGGCATTTTTTCGTGAATATTGACCTCGATTTCCTTCGCTTTGGCCTCAGAGCCGATTTTCCAGAAATGTACCCTTGGCTTGAAAGTGACCGGTATAGGGATGTCGACAGCCAGCTTGAGCAGATGGCTTTCCTCTTCGTCCTGCCCCTCGGTTTTGGTCAGAATGGTGATGGACTTGTGCTGCATGCCTTGGCGGGACCCCAAGGTGAAAATGGCTTTCAAGGTACCGCTCTCGCCCGGGGCGTAGCTTCTCTTGTCTAGAGTCGGCACAGTGCAACCGCAGGATGAACTGGCATTGACGATCTCTATGGCTTGCTCACCGGTGTTGGTGAAGGGGTATTCCGCGATCACTTCTTCTGCCCCGAATTCGGTCTCGAAGAAAAGGGACTCCGTTTCCCATTGCAGACCTTCTGCCAAAGCCACGACGGGAGCTATGAGCAAGGCGGCGAGACTGGCTAGGAGCTTGGAAAAGAGAGCGGTGC
This genomic interval from Pelagicoccus albus contains the following:
- the purB gene encoding adenylosuccinate lyase, which codes for MPNSQSVIPNVLAERYASGAMKAIWSPEGRILIERDYWIAVMKGQRELGLKIPAKAIKDYEKVKGQVDLESIDRRERQLLHDVKSRIEEFNGLSGHEYIHLGMTSRDLTENVEQLQVLRALELIRLKAIAALKKLSERSVEYRDLMITGRTHNVPAQATTLGKRFAMAGQELLIGIDRLHDLVERYPARGLKGAVGTQLDQQTLFEGDAKKVAELEEKIVKHLGFGNVMTNVGQVYPRSLDLDTVTALEQLASAAVNMTTTVRLMAGQGLMTEGFLKGQVGSSAMPHKINCRSSERIHGFGTILKGYATMAAGLTGGQWNEGDVSCSVVRRIMLPDAFFAIDGLLETYITVLGNLGAYENAIAAENEVQLPFLATTTILMEAVKAGAGRETAHEAIKEHALAAGSEIREGRPSEAKLTERLAGDDRIPLDLKQLNKLLSQSDRFVGAAGKQVDTFKRQTAKWVKKFPASAKIKPGSLL
- a CDS encoding DUF1573 domain-containing protein: MKRRTHTNRTALFSKLLASLAALLIAPVVALAEGLQWETESLFFETEFGAEEVIAEYPFTNTGEQAIEIVNASSSCGCTVPTLDKRSYAPGESGTLKAIFTLGSRQGMQHKSITILTKTEGQDEEESHLLKLAVDIPIPVTFKPRVHFWKIGSEAKAKEIEVNIHEKMPFALSHLVRKDEEEESNFDYEIVTVEPNLKYLVRITPKTTERKSRDVYFLASEGEDGQVLRKYPIYAYVR